A single genomic interval of Limnothrix sp. FACHB-406 harbors:
- a CDS encoding EVE domain-containing protein, which translates to MALPPVPAACWLIKSEPITYSIAHLERDRQTIWDGVRNYQARNFLQAMQPGDWAFFYHSNTEPPGIAGLAQVAVAKVVDPTQFDPNSPYFDPKASPDRPRWFTVEVAHLQTFDRFLPLELLRSQFTADELLILRRGNRLSVTPVDPPVAERLLMLASSPQTAP; encoded by the coding sequence ATGGCTTTGCCCCCTGTGCCGGCCGCTTGCTGGCTGATTAAATCTGAACCCATAACTTACTCGATCGCCCACCTAGAGCGCGATCGACAGACCATTTGGGATGGCGTGCGGAACTATCAAGCGCGTAACTTTCTGCAAGCGATGCAGCCGGGAGATTGGGCGTTTTTTTATCACTCCAACACGGAGCCGCCGGGAATTGCGGGTCTGGCGCAGGTGGCCGTGGCCAAGGTGGTGGATCCAACCCAGTTTGACCCCAACAGCCCGTATTTTGACCCCAAGGCCAGTCCCGATCGCCCCCGTTGGTTCACGGTGGAAGTGGCCCATTTGCAAACCTTTGATCGGTTCTTACCTCTGGAATTGTTGCGATCGCAATTCACGGCCGATGAGTTGCTGATTTTGCGACGGGGAAACCGCCTTTCCGTTACGCCGGTCGATCCCCCTGTGGCTGAGCGATTACTAATGTTGGCCAGCTCGCCTCAAACCGCGCCTTAA
- a CDS encoding glycosyltransferase family 61 protein, whose translation MAELPDAENPVAENPEPIAPELMRQRLRSAICDRPQDSDLYVQFAQVLAQLQRWPAAAMALWRAAELAPANWRLWLQGAQVAEGLGDRPMAIRAYLRSLQANGNRATCCFRVARLLRELGRDREAVDCERWQLPPAIVQEFARLDYPLHLCSAADLPAEQTRWLEPITPYPPLKAARMLGPVHPHLAPDTAPQLPPWPRPGVVAIPQGRAQISQLGICITTADHQVIQELSSGIAPLQAVSQPPPVRKLSGTAAFLSVRFRPNYWHWMVDCLPRLAWLAEAGFERSAIDWWVFDRLDYPFQFATLERLGINPDRVVSSDRHPHLQADRLLALPPLGRCTPISDNTFTPQTRDFLRREFLPLATAIDPAHCPDRLYITRRNNVQHRRFLNEAEILPLLTQRGFQAVDLDGLSLGHQAALFQRARAIVAPHGAGLTNLAYAEPGTTVIELFPPRYVANFFWLVANCSHLNYWALLGRETLPPLPIGDWMAQAQAYRDDLEIDPQALATILDRASL comes from the coding sequence GTGGCAGAGTTGCCTGATGCCGAAAACCCGGTGGCTGAAAACCCGGAGCCGATCGCCCCTGAACTGATGCGGCAACGGCTCCGATCGGCCATTTGCGATCGGCCCCAGGACTCGGATTTATACGTGCAGTTCGCCCAAGTGCTGGCCCAACTGCAACGGTGGCCGGCGGCAGCCATGGCCCTGTGGCGGGCGGCGGAGTTGGCTCCTGCTAACTGGCGGTTGTGGCTGCAAGGGGCCCAAGTGGCGGAAGGGCTGGGCGATCGCCCGATGGCGATTCGCGCTTATTTGCGATCGCTCCAAGCCAATGGCAACAGGGCCACCTGCTGTTTTCGGGTGGCGCGGCTGCTGCGGGAATTGGGGCGCGATCGGGAAGCGGTCGACTGTGAGCGCTGGCAACTGCCCCCCGCGATCGTCCAGGAATTTGCGCGGTTGGACTATCCCTTGCATTTGTGTTCCGCCGCCGATTTACCCGCAGAGCAAACCCGCTGGCTGGAGCCGATCACCCCCTACCCACCCCTCAAAGCTGCCCGGATGTTGGGGCCTGTGCATCCGCACTTGGCTCCAGACACGGCCCCCCAACTGCCGCCCTGGCCTCGCCCCGGGGTGGTGGCCATTCCCCAGGGGCGGGCCCAAATCTCCCAGTTGGGGATCTGCATCACCACGGCCGACCATCAAGTCATTCAGGAACTGTCTTCGGGGATTGCGCCTTTGCAGGCGGTGAGCCAGCCACCGCCTGTTCGGAAACTATCGGGCACGGCAGCCTTTTTGTCTGTGCGGTTTCGGCCCAACTATTGGCACTGGATGGTGGACTGTTTGCCCCGGTTGGCTTGGTTGGCGGAGGCGGGGTTTGAGCGATCGGCGATCGATTGGTGGGTGTTTGATCGCCTCGACTATCCCTTTCAATTCGCCACCCTGGAGCGCCTGGGCATCAACCCCGATCGCGTCGTTTCGAGCGATCGTCATCCCCACCTGCAAGCCGATCGGCTCTTGGCTTTGCCGCCCTTGGGCCGCTGTACTCCCATTTCCGACAACACTTTCACTCCCCAGACCCGCGACTTTTTGCGACGGGAATTTTTACCGCTGGCCACGGCGATCGATCCGGCCCACTGTCCCGATCGGCTCTACATCACAAGGCGCAACAATGTGCAGCATCGCCGGTTTTTAAACGAAGCGGAAATTTTGCCCCTGTTGACCCAGCGGGGGTTTCAGGCGGTGGATCTTGATGGACTCAGTCTGGGTCACCAAGCCGCCCTGTTCCAGCGGGCCCGCGCCATTGTGGCTCCCCATGGCGCAGGTTTGACCAATTTGGCCTACGCCGAACCGGGCACGACGGTGATTGAGCTATTTCCACCGCGTTATGTGGCGAATTTCTTTTGGTTGGTGGCCAACTGTAGCCATTTGAACTATTGGGCCCTGTTGGGGCGCGAAACGTTGCCACCTTTGCCGATCGGGGATTGGATGGCCCAGGCCCAAGCCTATCGAGATGACTTGGAAATCGATCCTCAGGCCTTGGCCACCATCCTCGATCGGGCAAGTCTATAG
- a CDS encoding serine/threonine-protein kinase, with product MKREARSCFLLGQKSKHIVQVLDYGVSEDEVPFYVMEYLEGRDLGAIFKRETMPLPRFLNLAHQICLGLQAAHQGILLEDRLCPIVHRDIKPSNLLVVQDPDMGESVKILDFGIAKLMQGDAAQTSHFMGTLAYSSPEQMEGKELDGRADIYSLGVVMFEMLSGKMPLRAETHSFGSWYKVHRDSPPMTFAEARPGLKVPKPLESLILQCLAKKPDDRPASVSDILQALEPMEHRYSPGRLISRRIESTLQRATLPGASLGGEGGSESRGRSSNADPDVLCRLQSWPKGKPVAEIVFPHLLPTSGDPLATVWIMLPRQMIRAIQSSEEGSSCYSRFMGMMSPHPMVLWLTVLYMSIGDGTRRAKWLPSYLDLKQPRNLELARQLAKQSCYRLLFFALEDPHSCQYVAKIHLTAANCQMLRQWADQSSQMPAADPQVGKAYLRKELDRAKPQILQQIEQRLRRS from the coding sequence ATCAAACGGGAAGCCCGCTCCTGTTTTCTGTTAGGGCAAAAAAGCAAGCACATTGTCCAGGTGTTGGACTACGGGGTCAGCGAAGATGAGGTTCCGTTCTATGTGATGGAATATCTCGAAGGTCGAGACCTGGGGGCGATCTTCAAGCGGGAAACCATGCCCCTGCCGCGTTTTCTCAATCTGGCCCATCAAATTTGCCTGGGGCTTCAGGCGGCTCACCAGGGCATTTTGCTTGAGGATCGCCTCTGCCCGATCGTCCACCGAGACATCAAACCCAGCAACCTGCTGGTGGTGCAAGATCCGGACATGGGTGAGTCGGTCAAGATTTTGGATTTTGGGATCGCCAAGCTCATGCAGGGGGATGCGGCCCAAACCAGCCACTTCATGGGAACCCTGGCCTACTCGTCACCGGAGCAGATGGAAGGCAAGGAGTTGGACGGCCGGGCCGATATCTATAGCCTGGGCGTGGTGATGTTTGAAATGCTCTCGGGGAAGATGCCCCTGCGGGCGGAAACCCATTCCTTTGGCAGTTGGTATAAGGTACACCGGGACAGCCCGCCCATGACCTTTGCGGAAGCGCGGCCGGGGCTGAAAGTGCCCAAGCCACTGGAGTCACTAATTCTGCAATGCTTGGCGAAAAAGCCGGACGATCGCCCCGCGTCCGTGAGCGATATTTTGCAAGCCTTGGAGCCGATGGAACACCGCTACAGTCCCGGCCGGCTGATTAGTCGTCGCATTGAAAGCACACTCCAGCGGGCGACCTTGCCCGGAGCTTCCCTCGGCGGTGAGGGCGGGTCTGAATCGCGGGGTCGATCGAGCAATGCGGATCCTGATGTGCTCTGTCGGTTGCAGTCTTGGCCCAAGGGCAAACCGGTAGCGGAAATTGTGTTTCCTCACCTGCTGCCCACCAGTGGTGACCCGTTGGCAACGGTTTGGATTATGTTGCCGCGCCAAATGATTCGCGCCATCCAATCCAGCGAAGAGGGCAGCAGTTGCTACAGCCGGTTTATGGGCATGATGTCTCCCCATCCGATGGTGCTGTGGCTGACGGTGCTCTATATGTCGATCGGGGATGGCACGCGGCGGGCCAAATGGCTACCGTCCTATTTGGATTTGAAACAGCCCCGCAATTTGGAGTTGGCTCGGCAGTTGGCCAAGCAGAGCTGTTATCGATTGCTGTTTTTTGCCCTTGAGGATCCCCACAGTTGCCAATATGTGGCCAAGATTCACCTAACGGCGGCCAATTGCCAAATGCTGCGTCAGTGGGCTGACCAAAGCTCACAGATGCCCGCAGCGGATCCGCAGGTGGGCAAGGCCTATCTGCGGAAGGAGTTGGATCGCGCCAAGCCCCAAATTTTGCAGCAAATTGAGCAGCGATTGCGTCGGTCTTGA
- a CDS encoding mannose-1-phosphate guanylyltransferase, which yields MVASSTPQLIPIVLAGGKGERFWPLSRRQFPKQFLCLDGSGRSLLQATIDRLIPLAGAAEHVWVVTGQHLEATAREQLPELPAANFAIEPEGRDTAPALAWATLEAAKQYGDEAVLGFFPADHWIGDGEAFAQTLAAAATLARTEGAIVTLGITPTQPATGYGYIEQGEALGDFAGLPGYRVSRFTEKPDRARAEQFLASGRYSWNSGMFVFQAKTVIAELERHAPEIIEPLRAEGVAAYGKVPKLSVDYALMEKTDRACIVPAAFAWDDLGDWNAIERLLKGDRANVDLAQHLALETTGAIVYSSDPEELVVTIGLEDVVVVRDGNVTLIVAKDRTQDIKAAVKAVQDHPEWLDRL from the coding sequence ATGGTTGCTTCCTCAACTCCCCAGTTAATCCCGATCGTCTTGGCCGGTGGCAAGGGTGAGCGGTTTTGGCCCCTCAGTCGCCGTCAGTTTCCCAAGCAGTTTCTCTGTTTGGATGGCAGCGGCCGCAGTTTGTTGCAAGCCACGATCGATCGCCTGATTCCGTTGGCGGGGGCGGCGGAGCATGTTTGGGTTGTGACGGGTCAACACCTGGAAGCCACGGCCCGCGAACAGTTGCCAGAATTACCGGCGGCAAATTTTGCGATCGAACCGGAAGGGCGCGACACGGCCCCGGCCCTGGCTTGGGCAACCCTGGAGGCGGCCAAGCAATATGGTGACGAGGCGGTGTTGGGCTTCTTCCCGGCGGATCACTGGATTGGGGACGGGGAAGCGTTTGCCCAAACCCTGGCGGCGGCGGCGACCTTGGCCCGCACGGAGGGGGCGATCGTCACCTTGGGCATTACGCCAACCCAGCCGGCCACGGGCTATGGCTACATCGAACAGGGCGAGGCCTTGGGGGACTTTGCGGGCCTGCCGGGCTATCGCGTCAGTCGGTTCACGGAAAAGCCCGATCGCGCCCGGGCCGAACAGTTCCTCGCCAGTGGTCGCTATAGCTGGAATAGCGGCATGTTTGTGTTTCAGGCCAAGACGGTGATTGCGGAATTAGAACGGCACGCCCCGGAAATTATTGAACCGCTGCGGGCGGAAGGGGTGGCGGCCTATGGCAAGGTTCCCAAGCTGAGTGTGGACTATGCGCTGATGGAAAAGACCGATCGCGCCTGCATTGTTCCGGCGGCCTTTGCTTGGGATGACCTGGGCGATTGGAATGCGATCGAGCGGCTGTTAAAGGGCGATCGGGCCAATGTAGATTTGGCTCAACATTTGGCTTTGGAGACAACCGGGGCGATCGTTTACAGCAGCGATCCCGAAGAGTTGGTGGTCACCATTGGCCTAGAGGATGTGGTGGTGGTGCGCGATGGGAATGTGACTCTGATTGTGGCGAAGGATCGCACCCAAGATATTAAGGCGGCGGTGAAGGCGGTGCAGGATCACCCTGAATGGCTCGATCGGCTCTAG
- a CDS encoding calcium-binding protein → MAISFSGSYSQNFNTLNSSGSNSDLAWTNNTTLPGWYLLRQPSPGQALTIYRSSRGNDNTGNFYSFGITGESDRALGGIGSGGTYFGSPASGNIAGWIAFAAKNTTGTTINHLTISFAGEQWRNGGNATAQTMVLEYGFGNSFTTVPTWTAPGSGFNWTSPVATETAGMVDGNVAGRVAGVGGALSGLSWAHNDTLWLRWVERNDTGDDHGLAIDDFSLTGTPNPTVNLSVSRNTGTETDRTVITVTATASQAVVSDQTVEFQVSGTNITPEDYQLSQPQINITNGNTTGSVTFTVMDDTMVEGTETATITLKATTSGLTLGGSLVQTIEIEDNDGAISSPSPLSPGSGLAPAPVAPVFVAPAPIAPSPELPPSSPIAPPPPLPPRLIVTLDRGGPIILDDTTAPIQLTQPSATTDSAARPQQVISITNIGSEPLKLLDLQLPKGFSILETLPPVVLPSTTLPVTLALTEQSGTYDGRVVLRTNGEPAIYDFPVAGQVPPSLSSFPIGDSGYGCQPPLLMPDRTQTGSDRADILWGNAESNQLLGLGDSDWLWGGAETDWLAGGDGNDTLFGNQQADTLCGGTGNDLLFGGRGADWLFGSDGDDLLSGDRGEDTLIGGAGSDRFVIGEGTETILDFEDGIDRLVLPTGLSFESLSLTVSNGFLNLSNGTTILAKIANLAPNQLTAGDFTPALV, encoded by the coding sequence ATGGCTATTTCATTTAGCGGTTCCTATAGTCAGAACTTCAACACTCTCAATTCGAGTGGTTCTAACAGTGATCTAGCTTGGACTAATAACACTACGCTGCCCGGCTGGTATTTGTTGCGCCAGCCCTCTCCTGGCCAGGCTTTAACAATCTATCGATCGAGCCGAGGCAACGACAACACAGGCAACTTCTATAGCTTTGGCATCACTGGAGAGAGCGATCGAGCCTTAGGCGGCATTGGCTCAGGCGGTACATATTTCGGGAGTCCTGCCAGCGGAAACATTGCCGGATGGATCGCGTTTGCGGCCAAAAACACCACTGGCACGACGATTAATCATCTCACAATTTCCTTTGCGGGTGAACAGTGGCGAAATGGGGGAAACGCCACTGCGCAAACCATGGTGTTGGAATATGGCTTTGGTAACAGTTTCACAACCGTTCCAACCTGGACAGCGCCGGGCAGTGGATTCAATTGGACTTCGCCCGTTGCCACTGAAACGGCTGGCATGGTTGACGGGAATGTTGCAGGGCGGGTTGCGGGCGTTGGAGGCGCACTGTCCGGCTTGAGTTGGGCCCACAATGACACCCTCTGGCTTCGTTGGGTGGAGCGAAATGATACGGGGGATGATCATGGTTTGGCGATCGATGACTTCTCCCTCACCGGCACACCCAACCCCACCGTCAATCTCTCGGTCAGCCGCAACACAGGAACCGAAACCGATCGAACCGTCATCACCGTTACGGCCACCGCTTCCCAGGCCGTTGTCAGTGACCAAACCGTTGAATTCCAAGTCAGCGGAACGAACATCACCCCGGAAGACTATCAGCTCAGCCAACCCCAAATCAACATCACCAACGGCAACACAACCGGCTCTGTCACCTTCACGGTGATGGATGACACGATGGTGGAAGGAACCGAAACCGCCACCATTACCCTGAAAGCAACGACCAGTGGCTTGACCCTCGGCGGCAGCCTGGTACAAACGATCGAGATCGAAGATAACGACGGGGCCATCAGCTCCCCCAGTCCCCTGAGTCCGGGCAGTGGTTTAGCTCCGGCTCCTGTTGCTCCAGTTTTTGTGGCTCCGGCCCCGATCGCCCCCAGCCCAGAACTTCCCCCCAGCAGCCCGATCGCCCCACCGCCGCCCCTGCCGCCTCGACTGATCGTGACTCTCGATCGGGGCGGACCCATCATTCTCGACGACACCACCGCCCCCATACAGCTCACCCAACCCTCAGCAACCACAGACAGCGCAGCCCGGCCCCAACAGGTGATCAGCATCACCAACATTGGCTCAGAACCCCTGAAGCTCTTGGATTTACAACTCCCCAAGGGCTTTTCCATTTTGGAAACCCTGCCGCCCGTTGTTCTGCCCAGCACCACCCTCCCAGTAACTTTGGCGCTCACGGAGCAATCAGGAACCTATGACGGGCGCGTTGTTCTGCGCACCAACGGCGAACCAGCAATCTATGATTTCCCAGTTGCTGGACAGGTTCCCCCCAGCCTCAGTTCTTTCCCGATCGGGGACAGCGGTTATGGGTGTCAACCGCCCTTGCTGATGCCCGATCGCACCCAAACCGGTTCCGATCGCGCAGATATCCTGTGGGGCAATGCCGAAAGCAACCAACTCTTGGGGCTAGGTGACTCTGACTGGCTATGGGGTGGCGCAGAAACCGATTGGCTGGCGGGCGGTGACGGGAACGACACGCTCTTTGGCAACCAACAGGCGGATACCCTCTGCGGCGGAACTGGTAACGATCTGCTCTTTGGCGGTCGGGGAGCTGATTGGTTGTTTGGCAGCGATGGTGATGATCTGCTCAGCGGCGATCGGGGTGAAGACACCCTAATCGGCGGCGCGGGGAGCGATCGCTTTGTGATTGGGGAAGGCACTGAGACGATTCTTGATTTTGAAGATGGAATCGATCGGCTCGTTTTGCCTACCGGACTCAGTTTTGAATCCCTCAGCCTGACCGTGAGCAATGGCTTTTTGAACCTCAGCAATGGCACAACGATACTCGCCAAGATCGCCAACCTCGCACCCAACCAACTGACCGCAGGAGACTTCACTCCGGCTTTGGTCTAG
- the ppk1 gene encoding polyphosphate kinase 1 gives MTRAQRATTENPDRPESQSIDLHDPQYYFNRELSWIQFNRRVLHESMDDRNPLLERLKFSAIFSSNLDEFFMVRVAALKKQVEAGVAKRPPDGRSPQQQLVEIAEHLRPIVAEQHQHYAKVLRPLLAEQGIYLLDYVDLNQEQRAYLHQLFEAEIFPVLTPLAVDPGHPFPHISNLSLNLAVVVQDPETQEDHFGRVKVPESLPRFLPLAADSLDPATLSADWVGVNPGKPVWVCVAIEQVIAHNLESLFPGMNILEYQPFRVTRNADIAVAEDEADDLLLAIEQELRKRRLGGSVVRLEVLDTMPTEISDRLLEELEITAESVYPVTGLLGLRDFMAFLGLPLPHLKDPSWNPVIPKRVQRLPEPSENAQSPEEEEVSDFFTEIRRQDLLLHHPYHSFSATVQRFITEAARDPNVLTIKMTLYRTSGDSPIVHALIDAAENGKQVVVLVELKARFDEENNINWARKLESAGVHVVYGLVGLKTHTKIVLVVRKEPEGLRRYVHIGTGNYNPKTAKLYTDVGLLSCRPELGADLTDLFNYLTGYSRQRAYRKLLVAPVNMRDRMVALIQRERDWARQGHQGRVVAKMNALVDPVVIRALYEASQAGVQVDLIVRGICCLRPGLPGLSDHIRVVSIVGRFLEHSRIFYFHNGGQDELYIGSADWMPRNLTRRVEAVTPIEDPDLVQELQAILGVMLADTRNAWELRADGIYIQRQPLGKSDPQASQVVLMQLAEQEAVMKDDD, from the coding sequence ATGACTAGGGCGCAACGAGCTACCACGGAAAATCCCGATCGACCGGAATCGCAATCGATCGACCTGCACGATCCGCAGTACTACTTCAACCGGGAACTGAGTTGGATTCAGTTCAACCGGCGAGTGCTGCACGAGTCTATGGACGATCGCAACCCCCTGTTGGAGCGGTTGAAGTTCTCTGCGATTTTCAGCTCCAACTTGGATGAATTTTTCATGGTGCGCGTGGCGGCCCTCAAAAAGCAGGTAGAAGCGGGCGTGGCCAAGCGGCCCCCCGACGGGCGATCGCCCCAACAGCAACTGGTTGAAATTGCCGAGCACCTGCGCCCGATCGTGGCCGAGCAACATCAACACTACGCCAAGGTGTTGCGTCCCCTGCTGGCCGAACAGGGCATTTACCTGCTGGATTACGTTGACCTGAACCAAGAGCAGCGGGCCTATCTCCATCAGCTCTTTGAGGCGGAAATTTTCCCGGTACTCACGCCCCTGGCAGTTGATCCGGGTCATCCCTTTCCTCATATTTCCAACCTCAGCCTGAATCTGGCGGTGGTGGTGCAGGATCCGGAAACCCAGGAAGATCACTTTGGGCGGGTGAAGGTTCCCGAAAGCTTGCCCCGGTTTTTGCCCCTGGCGGCCGATAGCCTAGATCCGGCCACCCTCAGTGCCGATTGGGTGGGGGTCAATCCCGGTAAGCCGGTTTGGGTTTGCGTGGCGATCGAGCAAGTGATTGCTCACAACCTGGAAAGCCTGTTTCCGGGCATGAATATCCTGGAATATCAGCCCTTTCGGGTCACCCGCAACGCGGACATCGCCGTGGCGGAAGATGAGGCCGATGATCTGCTGCTGGCGATCGAACAGGAATTGCGAAAGCGGCGCTTGGGTGGTTCCGTGGTGCGGCTAGAGGTGCTGGACACCATGCCCACGGAAATTAGCGATCGACTGCTCGAAGAGTTGGAAATTACCGCCGAGAGCGTCTATCCCGTCACCGGTCTGTTGGGGCTACGGGACTTCATGGCCTTTTTGGGCTTGCCCCTGCCTCACTTGAAAGATCCGTCCTGGAACCCAGTGATTCCTAAGCGGGTGCAGCGCCTGCCGGAACCTTCGGAAAATGCGCAATCCCCAGAGGAAGAGGAAGTCAGCGACTTTTTCACAGAAATTCGCCGCCAAGACTTGCTGCTACACCATCCCTATCACTCCTTTTCGGCCACAGTGCAGCGGTTCATCACGGAAGCAGCCCGCGATCCGAATGTGCTGACGATCAAGATGACCCTGTATCGCACCTCTGGCGACTCCCCGATCGTCCATGCCCTGATTGATGCGGCGGAAAACGGCAAACAGGTGGTGGTGTTGGTGGAACTCAAGGCGCGGTTTGATGAAGAAAACAACATCAACTGGGCCCGCAAGCTGGAAAGCGCCGGGGTGCATGTGGTTTATGGCTTGGTGGGCCTAAAAACCCACACCAAAATTGTGCTGGTGGTGCGCAAGGAGCCGGAGGGCCTGCGCCGCTATGTCCACATTGGAACCGGAAACTATAACCCCAAAACCGCCAAGCTCTACACCGATGTGGGGCTGCTCAGTTGCCGGCCGGAGCTGGGAGCTGACTTGACCGATTTGTTCAATTACCTAACGGGTTATTCTCGCCAACGCGCCTATCGCAAGCTGTTGGTGGCCCCGGTGAACATGCGCGATCGGATGGTGGCCTTGATTCAACGGGAGCGCGACTGGGCCCGCCAAGGTCACCAGGGGCGGGTTGTGGCCAAAATGAATGCCCTGGTAGATCCGGTGGTGATTCGGGCGCTGTATGAGGCCTCCCAAGCGGGGGTGCAGGTGGATTTGATTGTGCGGGGAATTTGTTGTTTGCGGCCGGGTTTGCCGGGCCTGAGCGACCACATCCGCGTGGTCAGCATTGTGGGCCGCTTTTTGGAACATTCCCGCATTTTCTATTTCCACAATGGCGGCCAAGATGAGCTGTATATTGGCAGTGCCGATTGGATGCCCCGCAATTTGACACGGCGGGTAGAGGCCGTCACCCCGATCGAGGATCCCGATTTGGTGCAAGAATTGCAAGCCATTTTGGGTGTGATGCTGGCTGACACACGCAACGCTTGGGAACTACGGGCGGATGGGATCTACATCCAACGGCAACCCCTTGGCAAATCGGATCCCCAAGCGTCTCAGGTGGTGTTGATGCAGTTGGCGGAACAGGAAGCAGTGATGAAGGATGACGATTAG